Proteins encoded in a region of the Isoalcanivorax pacificus W11-5 genome:
- a CDS encoding COG3014 family protein — translation MTRTLFRFPLLLAATLLTGCATNSLFNPYPNQAADWKQAAAVGQPEAAFSRLEKGTQGGDRLLYLQERARVAQITDLPADSQQTFSQVITLYDEQDEQARIRLSSAGGGLGALMVNDNALPYRGYEYERIAVHGLQAMNYWQQGDIEGAAVEFRRVTLEQQVAEQRHEREIGRAEDEAAGAPTMDDFDSQFAGLNTAAATVRSSIQNPYFYYLAGVFREGTGNYNDALVDFKKAYEIMPEMPLLQADIERVSALQRGRRGSDGTGQVVIAYEQGYIPPRQEISLPIPTIHGYFAVSFPTYGADMVVPRPLQVSAEGKSAQTAVITRFDGMAARALKEQIPAMLVRQTLRAAAKYGAQKKANDELGLLGALTTQIYNLVSERADLRSWLTLPANAQIARLTLSPGTHALALSGLGGSANVEIPVTQGGTTLVRVIDTGQLHITVMPVLEER, via the coding sequence ATGACAAGGACGCTGTTTCGCTTCCCGCTGCTGCTTGCCGCCACGCTGCTGACTGGCTGCGCCACCAATTCCCTGTTCAACCCGTATCCCAACCAGGCTGCCGACTGGAAACAGGCCGCCGCCGTGGGCCAGCCCGAGGCGGCCTTCAGCCGGCTGGAAAAAGGCACCCAGGGCGGCGACCGGCTGCTGTACCTGCAGGAGCGCGCCCGCGTGGCGCAGATCACCGACCTGCCCGCCGACAGCCAGCAGACTTTCAGCCAGGTCATCACCCTGTACGATGAACAGGACGAGCAGGCCCGCATCCGGCTCTCCAGCGCCGGCGGTGGCCTGGGCGCCCTGATGGTGAACGACAACGCGCTGCCCTATCGCGGTTACGAGTACGAGCGCATCGCCGTGCATGGCCTGCAGGCGATGAACTACTGGCAACAGGGTGATATTGAAGGCGCCGCTGTGGAATTCCGCCGCGTGACGCTGGAACAGCAGGTAGCCGAACAGCGCCACGAACGGGAAATCGGCCGCGCCGAGGACGAAGCCGCCGGCGCACCCACCATGGATGACTTCGACAGCCAGTTCGCCGGCCTCAATACCGCCGCCGCCACCGTGCGCAGCAGCATCCAGAACCCCTACTTCTATTACCTGGCCGGCGTGTTCCGCGAAGGCACCGGCAACTACAACGACGCGCTGGTCGACTTCAAGAAAGCCTACGAGATCATGCCGGAGATGCCGCTGTTGCAGGCCGACATCGAGCGGGTCAGCGCCTTGCAGCGCGGCCGTCGCGGCAGCGATGGCACCGGCCAGGTCGTGATCGCCTACGAGCAGGGCTATATTCCGCCGCGCCAGGAGATCAGCCTGCCGATCCCGACCATCCACGGCTATTTCGCGGTGTCCTTCCCGACCTATGGCGCCGACATGGTGGTGCCCAGGCCCCTGCAGGTCAGCGCTGAGGGCAAAAGCGCCCAGACAGCGGTGATCACCCGTTTCGACGGCATGGCCGCGCGGGCATTGAAGGAACAGATTCCCGCCATGCTGGTCCGACAGACATTGCGCGCCGCCGCCAAATACGGCGCCCAGAAGAAAGCCAACGACGAACTTGGCCTGCTCGGCGCCCTGACCACCCAGATCTACAACCTGGTGTCCGAGCGGGCCGACCTGCGCAGCTGGCTGACCCTGCCGGCGAACGCACAGATTGCCCGCCTGACCCTGTCCCCCGGCACGCATGCGCTTGCGTTGTCTGGCCTCGGGGGCAGTGCTAACGTGGAAATCCCCGTCACCCAGGGCGGCACCACCTTGGTACGGGTGATCGACACGGGCCAGCTGCACATTACTGTCATGCCCGTTCTGGAGGAACGCTGA